The following are encoded in a window of Anopheles gambiae chromosome X, idAnoGambNW_F1_1, whole genome shotgun sequence genomic DNA:
- the LOC11175500 gene encoding uncharacterized protein LOC11175500: protein MDLSNKDDTGSAKSIWPMDTKDGPAASASRIPPMSASPQQQQPMELSVGGGQPARPPTRRPTRRAAMKTGGGPVRSFKRPAPPPMGAAGRSATSSRQAGDGLGAIRQRRNSTVDTSTAAGGQLRGSRRTEWEDETIVRKQRQADSEKENKRE, encoded by the exons ATGGATCTAAGCAACAAAG ACGACACCGGCTCGGCAAAGTCAATCTGGCCGATGGATACGAAGGACGGGCCGGCGGCTTCGGCCTCACGCATTCCGCCGATGTCGGCGtccccgcagcagcagcagccgatggAGTTGTCGGTGGGCGGCGGGCAACCGGCGCGTCCACCGACGCGCCGACCGACGCGCAGAGCGGCGATGAAGACCGGGGGAGGGCCGGTGCGGTCCTTTAAGCGCCCGGCGCCCCCGCCAATGGGTGCCGCGGGCCGCAGCGCCACATCGTCGCGGCAGGCGGGGGATGGTTTGGGCGCGATCCGGCAGCGCCGCAATAGTACGGTCGACACATCGACGGCGGCAGGCGGGCAGCTGCGGGGATCCAGGCGCACGGAGTGGGAAGACGAAACCATTGTGCGTAAGCAGCGCCAAGCGGACTCGGAGAAGGAGAACAAGCGCGAGTGA